In Candidatus Acetothermia bacterium, the following are encoded in one genomic region:
- a CDS encoding DUF721 domain-containing protein translates to MSKEDLLQWLLPLARRWGLAEALAQQRAVFAWERAVGPNLASLARPLYVDREVLHLGVPSHVVAAELHLLAAELLARLAEVAPGSGVKELRFHVRAEPGPPPEVTVPPPSPRERRLAEQELSAHLPEGLRDKLAGIVAWARARDQAILAAGGSACRRCGVAFLGPGDLCPVCAVEAPRDRG, encoded by the coding sequence ATGAGTAAAGAAGATCTTCTGCAGTGGTTATTGCCCCTGGCCCGCCGGTGGGGGCTGGCCGAGGCCCTGGCCCAGCAGCGCGCGGTGTTCGCCTGGGAGCGCGCAGTAGGACCCAACCTGGCCAGCTTGGCCCGCCCGTTGTACGTGGACCGCGAGGTCCTTCACCTGGGTGTGCCCAGCCACGTGGTGGCGGCGGAGCTTCACCTCCTGGCGGCGGAGCTCCTGGCGCGGTTGGCGGAGGTGGCCCCGGGGAGTGGGGTGAAGGAGCTGCGGTTCCACGTGCGGGCTGAGCCCGGCCCCCCGCCGGAGGTCACCGTGCCCCCCCCTTCTCCGCGGGAGCGGCGGCTCGCCGAGCAGGAGCTGTCCGCCCACCTGCCGGAAGGCCTCCGGGACAAGCTCGCCGGCATCGTGGCTTGGGCCCGGGCGCGGGACCAGGCGATCCTCGCCGCCGGCGGAAGTGCGTGTCGCCGGTGCGGGGTGGCGTTCCTTGGCCCTGGGGATCTCTGTCCGGTCTGCGCGGTTGAGGCCCCGCGGGACCGTGGCTAG
- the hslV gene encoding ATP-dependent protease subunit HslV has product MYVESTTILAIRSEGTRRAVMACDGQATMESRVIKTGARKVHRIHGGQVLVGFAGGTADGIALLERLEGKLSAYGSLRRAAVELSKEWRTDRALRRLEAVLVAASQEALLILTGQGDVLEPEDGLAGIGSGGGYALSAARALVRHVDLPLAEVAREALKIASEIDIYTNDRITVEEVTW; this is encoded by the coding sequence ATGTACGTGGAGTCCACGACGATCCTCGCCATCCGGTCCGAGGGGACGCGGCGCGCGGTGATGGCCTGCGACGGCCAGGCGACCATGGAGAGCCGGGTGATCAAGACCGGGGCGCGCAAGGTCCACCGCATCCACGGCGGCCAGGTGCTGGTGGGGTTCGCCGGGGGAACGGCGGACGGGATCGCCCTGCTCGAGCGGCTGGAGGGGAAGCTCTCCGCCTACGGGTCCCTGCGCCGGGCGGCGGTGGAACTGTCCAAGGAGTGGCGGACCGACCGGGCGCTGCGGCGCTTGGAGGCGGTGCTGGTGGCCGCCTCACAGGAGGCGTTGCTCATCCTCACCGGGCAGGGGGACGTGCTGGAGCCGGAGGACGGCCTGGCCGGGATTGGGTCCGGGGGCGGCTACGCCCTGAGCGCCGCCCGCGCCTTGGTCCGCCATGTCGACCTTCCGCTGGCCGAGGTGGCCCGGGAGGCCTTAAAGATCGCGTCCGAGATCGATATTTACACCAACGATCGGATCACGGTGGAAGAGGTGACGTGGTGA